A single region of the Deltaproteobacteria bacterium genome encodes:
- a CDS encoding response regulator, which produces MVCHETAPQAPCRSAIHAGRRIENGPSGQALAQRKTCVVRARCHSLGRVGLSDGCRSPTAMLSDVHGARRGGWLGMTVDRRGPKPPGPPDFQSLFESAPALLLALAPDLSIVAASDAYLAATMTRREEILGRGIFEVFPDNPDDASADGTSNLRASLERVLATRAADTMAVQKYDVRGPDGSFQVKYWSPKNVPVRSASGELLYILHRVEDVTELVRASEMGEELRDRTREMEQEVLIRSRELAAANRDLRDANARLGELDAVKTAFFSNVSHEFRTPLTLMIGPLEDALSASEPALAGEALQMVWRNALRLMRLVNALLDFSRLEAGRLQASFEPTDLAVTTTYLASAFRSAVERVGLVLDVACDPLPEPVYVDRGLWEKVVLNLLSNALKFTFEGSIRVALRWCGDHVELEVRDTGTGIPGEELPHVFERFHRIQGARARTHEGSGIGLALVHDLIALHGGTVRVASTVGSGTTFTVSLRRGSAHLPPGRIREQGRDEDASAGARPFVQEALRWAGGAPVSFTKPTTLNPVSVPPAERARILVVDDNADLRDYMRSLLGELYVVETAIDGLEGMKAAELHRPDLILSDVMMPRMDGFALLRALRAHATLRSVPVILLSARAGDDTNIAGLEAGADDYLVKPFSGRELLARVRTHVELLHHRETLERFFALSLDMLCVASVDGYFKRVNPAFDVLGYTAEELTARPFLEFVHPEDRAATVAEIDKLAHKIPTLHFENRYRGKDGLYRWLAWTCAPDRTGTIFAVARDVTEEKQSREALEHAKEAADRANRELDAFCHSVAHDLRAPLRSLDGFSLALLEDFADRLDDEGKKHLSFIREAAQQMAQLIDDLLALSRVTRSELEREPVDLTDLARATVSRLQSRHAGRRVHVTIQEGLAGLGDPRLLTLVFDNLLGNAWKFTSKRDHARIEFGARAQDGCPVYFVADNGAGFDMTYANKLFGVFQRLHAASEFEGNGVGLATVQRIIGRHGGRVWAEAEVERGATFYFTLPEEIRSS; this is translated from the coding sequence GTGGTCTGCCACGAGACGGCGCCACAGGCACCGTGCCGGAGTGCCATACACGCGGGGCGGAGGATCGAGAACGGACCCAGCGGCCAAGCCCTTGCGCAACGCAAGACTTGCGTCGTTAGGGCTCGGTGCCACTCGCTAGGTCGGGTCGGCCTCTCTGACGGTTGTCGGAGTCCGACGGCTATGCTATCCGATGTTCATGGGGCGCGTCGTGGGGGGTGGTTGGGCATGACGGTGGACCGACGCGGGCCCAAGCCTCCGGGGCCGCCAGACTTTCAATCCCTCTTCGAATCCGCGCCCGCGTTGCTCCTCGCGCTTGCACCCGATCTGTCGATCGTGGCGGCGAGTGATGCGTACCTCGCAGCCACCATGACCCGAAGGGAAGAGATCCTGGGCCGCGGGATTTTCGAGGTTTTCCCGGACAACCCGGACGACGCCAGCGCCGATGGGACTAGCAACCTCCGCGCCTCTCTCGAGCGGGTGCTGGCAACGCGCGCTGCGGACACCATGGCCGTCCAGAAGTACGACGTACGCGGTCCGGACGGGAGCTTTCAGGTCAAGTACTGGAGCCCGAAGAACGTCCCCGTGCGCTCGGCCAGCGGCGAGCTGCTCTACATCCTGCACCGCGTAGAGGACGTCACCGAGCTCGTCCGGGCGAGCGAGATGGGCGAAGAGCTGCGCGATCGCACGCGCGAGATGGAGCAGGAGGTGCTTATCCGCAGCCGCGAACTGGCCGCCGCGAACCGGGACCTGCGGGACGCGAACGCGCGGCTCGGCGAATTGGACGCGGTCAAGACCGCATTCTTCAGCAACGTGAGTCACGAGTTCCGTACGCCCCTGACGCTGATGATCGGGCCCCTTGAGGACGCGCTCAGCGCATCGGAACCAGCGCTCGCGGGCGAGGCGCTGCAGATGGTCTGGCGTAACGCCTTGCGGCTCATGCGCCTCGTCAACGCGCTGCTCGACTTCTCACGCCTCGAGGCCGGCCGGCTTCAGGCGTCTTTCGAGCCAACCGATCTAGCGGTGACGACCACGTATCTGGCGAGCGCCTTTCGGTCGGCGGTCGAGCGCGTGGGTCTCGTCCTGGATGTCGCCTGCGACCCTCTGCCAGAGCCGGTCTACGTCGACCGTGGACTCTGGGAGAAGGTGGTGCTCAACCTTCTCTCGAACGCCCTGAAGTTCACCTTTGAGGGGTCGATCCGGGTGGCGCTCCGCTGGTGCGGCGACCACGTCGAGCTGGAGGTGCGGGATACGGGGACAGGGATCCCGGGCGAAGAGCTGCCGCACGTCTTCGAGCGCTTTCATCGCATTCAGGGCGCGCGGGCGCGCACGCATGAAGGCTCAGGGATCGGGCTCGCGCTGGTACACGATCTGATTGCGCTCCACGGTGGCACGGTTCGTGTCGCCAGCACGGTCGGCTCGGGCACGACCTTCACGGTATCGCTCCGACGAGGCTCTGCGCACCTGCCACCCGGGCGCATCCGCGAGCAGGGTCGCGACGAAGACGCATCAGCCGGCGCCAGGCCCTTCGTGCAAGAGGCGCTCCGGTGGGCGGGAGGCGCCCCCGTCTCGTTCACGAAGCCCACCACCCTCAATCCAGTTTCCGTCCCGCCGGCAGAGAGAGCGCGCATCCTTGTCGTAGACGATAACGCCGATCTCCGCGACTACATGCGGTCCCTTCTCGGCGAGCTCTATGTCGTCGAGACCGCTATCGATGGCCTCGAAGGGATGAAGGCGGCCGAGCTCCACCGCCCCGACCTCATCCTGAGCGACGTGATGATGCCTCGGATGGACGGGTTCGCCCTGCTCCGGGCCCTCCGCGCGCACGCCACCTTGCGGAGCGTTCCCGTGATCCTGCTCTCCGCCCGCGCGGGTGACGACACCAACATAGCCGGGCTCGAGGCGGGTGCAGACGACTATCTCGTCAAGCCCTTTTCCGGCCGCGAGCTTCTCGCGCGGGTGCGCACGCACGTCGAGCTCCTTCACCATCGTGAGACGCTCGAGCGCTTCTTCGCGCTGTCCCTCGACATGCTCTGCGTCGCGAGTGTCGATGGGTATTTCAAGCGAGTGAACCCGGCCTTCGACGTGCTCGGATATACCGCCGAGGAGCTTACGGCGAGGCCGTTCCTAGAGTTCGTCCACCCGGAGGATCGGGCGGCGACGGTTGCGGAGATCGACAAGCTCGCCCACAAGATCCCGACGCTCCACTTCGAGAACCGCTACCGGGGCAAGGACGGGTTGTATCGGTGGCTTGCGTGGACCTGCGCTCCAGATCGAACCGGGACGATATTCGCCGTGGCCCGCGATGTGACCGAGGAGAAGCAATCGCGCGAGGCGCTCGAGCACGCCAAGGAGGCTGCAGACCGGGCAAACCGTGAGCTGGACGCGTTTTGCCACTCCGTGGCACACGATCTGCGCGCACCGCTGCGGAGCCTCGATGGCTTTAGCCTGGCGCTACTCGAGGACTTCGCCGACCGGCTCGACGACGAGGGGAAGAAGCATCTGTCGTTCATTCGCGAAGCGGCACAGCAGATGGCGCAGCTCATCGACGACCTGCTCGCCCTCTCGCGAGTGACGCGCAGCGAGCTGGAACGTGAGCCGGTGGACCTCACCGACTTGGCGCGAGCCACCGTATCCCGGCTTCAGTCCCGACATGCCGGCCGGCGGGTGCACGTGACCATCCAAGAGGGCCTCGCCGGTCTTGGTGACCCACGACTGCTCACCCTTGTGTTCGACAACCTCCTCGGCAATGCGTGGAAGTTCACGAGCAAGCGCGATCACGCACGCATCGAGTTCGGCGCGCGCGCGCAAGACGGTTGTCCGGTCTATTTCGTTGCCGACAACGGAGCCGGGTTCGACATGACGTACGCGAATAAGCTCTTCGGCGTATTCCAGCGGCTGCACGCGGCCTCGGAGTTCGAGGGGAATGGCGTAGGACTCGCAACGGTGCAGCGAATCATCGGTCGGCACGGCGGACGTGTCTGGGCGGAGGCTGAGGTCGAGCGAGGCGCGACCTTCTACTTCACTCTTCCGGAAGAGATCCGCTCGTCATGA
- a CDS encoding response regulator, whose protein sequence is MTTDKVILLVEDSPRDEALILRALRKGNILNPIVVARDGVEALDYCLGRGAYSEHPPPVLPQVVLLDLKLPKVDGLEVLRTLRATAATRLLPVVVLTSSVEDQDLVQSYSLGANSYVRKPVDFAQFIDAVRQLGLYWLVLNQNTPTLRSP, encoded by the coding sequence ATGACAACCGACAAGGTGATCTTGCTCGTGGAAGACAGCCCACGGGACGAAGCGTTGATCCTTCGGGCGCTGCGCAAGGGGAACATCCTCAACCCCATCGTCGTAGCCCGCGACGGTGTCGAGGCGCTCGACTACTGCCTCGGCCGGGGGGCCTACAGCGAGCATCCTCCGCCCGTTCTGCCGCAGGTTGTGCTGCTCGACCTGAAACTTCCGAAGGTCGACGGACTCGAGGTGTTGAGGACCCTGCGCGCTACCGCGGCGACCAGGCTTCTTCCGGTCGTGGTGCTCACCTCCTCCGTCGAGGACCAGGATCTGGTCCAGAGTTACAGCCTCGGAGCGAATAGCTATGTCCGCAAGCCTGTAGATTTCGCGCAGTTCATCGATGCCGTTCGGCAGCTCGGGCTCTACTGGCTCGTCCTCAACCAGAACACACCCACCCTGAGGAGTCCGTAG
- a CDS encoding response regulator: MGKPLRALIVEDVEKDALLLVRELKRGGYDVTFERVDTADAMGDALARRTWDVVLSDYSMPTFSAPQALAVVKAHSLDLPFIIVSGTVNEDIAVAAIHAGAHDFMAKNKLQRLIPAIERERRNAAMRAEQATMQQQLLQSQRMEAMGQLAGGIAHDFNNILAVILSYATFVRDALPEGDERRADVVEVLKGADRAAGLTRQLLAFCRQQPAAARPTDLNESLTQLHKLLVRTLGDDIALSVLPSARPAVVRIDPVQFDQIVLNLAVNARDAMPGGGELRIVVRNDQDEEARPVVRLSVSDTGTGMDEATQRRIFEPFFTTKERGKGTGLGLATCFAIVEKVGGRIRVESAPGRGSQFTVDLPLCDEPAHDQGRDWDIPLPASGEAVLVVEDEPSLRRATARVLERAGYRVQVASDSLEAMRRIDALGDRLRVVVTDVVMPGASGVDVAAYVARTAPHCRVILTSGYLTDAVHRRQPEELPMLWKPVPPRDLLRAVAQAISEGTASERTRSTESPASRPGELVLVIDCDAPSRRAIVSALNTAGYRALEAEAVATARALVEGGAEPMWILCEQGLLHGDGEAQFLRWIEVDRPNLIERVLILSDRATNDGCSHGVRWREDLVISKPVDVSELLWRLVRTSADAPSRTEIGVPFGSSGDLAQQARAGGTLRRSDATGDNEGGRGHLRESVLVVEDDESLAGAVSRLLGGAGYEVLVAGLLADARSALAAKEFDVLVVDLGLPDGGGLDLVRELRGGRSDVPIVLMTASPSVDSAAEAIRWRVSEYLPKPFPPDDLLRVVRTTVDGGRMARVRNKLLAARFGGNEFVADLRGTEQAFLRALPKIWIAYQPIVRGGDGSLFGYEALLRCHEPDLASPLRLFAAAEVLGRVHEVGRAVRAVVASTMLEHRERLEAIFVNVHPSELRADVLADSAEALLPLARRVVLEVTERASLDRGAKLDEELAHIRGRGYRLAVDDLGEGYAGLSSVATLRPDMVKIDMSLVRDVHRAALKRDIIAGLVDTARRAGIVVVAEGVETVDERDTLVTLGCDLLQGYLFAKPGPAFPVPRTNFRSDPAAASEG, encoded by the coding sequence ATGGGGAAGCCGCTCCGAGCCTTGATCGTCGAGGATGTAGAGAAGGATGCGTTGCTCCTCGTCCGGGAACTCAAGCGCGGGGGCTACGATGTCACGTTCGAGCGTGTGGACACCGCCGACGCAATGGGGGACGCTCTGGCGCGCCGCACCTGGGATGTCGTGCTTTCGGATTACTCGATGCCCACCTTCAGCGCCCCGCAGGCTCTGGCGGTCGTCAAGGCGCACTCGCTCGACCTGCCCTTCATAATCGTTTCTGGCACGGTGAATGAAGACATCGCCGTGGCGGCCATCCATGCTGGAGCGCATGACTTCATGGCCAAGAACAAGCTCCAGCGCCTCATTCCGGCCATCGAACGGGAGCGGCGTAATGCCGCCATGCGAGCCGAGCAGGCCACCATGCAACAGCAGCTCCTCCAGTCCCAGAGGATGGAGGCCATGGGTCAGCTCGCGGGTGGGATTGCCCACGACTTCAACAACATCCTCGCCGTGATCTTGTCGTACGCCACCTTCGTGCGGGACGCACTGCCCGAGGGGGACGAGCGACGTGCGGATGTGGTCGAGGTGCTGAAGGGCGCCGACCGCGCGGCGGGACTCACGCGCCAGCTCCTCGCCTTCTGCCGGCAGCAGCCGGCGGCCGCGCGGCCCACGGACCTGAACGAGAGTCTCACGCAGCTTCACAAGCTCCTTGTCCGGACCCTTGGCGACGACATCGCACTGAGCGTGCTCCCTTCTGCGCGACCCGCCGTCGTGCGCATCGATCCGGTGCAATTCGATCAGATCGTCCTGAACCTGGCGGTCAACGCGCGAGACGCGATGCCTGGAGGCGGAGAGCTGCGCATCGTCGTGCGTAATGACCAGGACGAGGAGGCGAGGCCGGTTGTGCGTCTCAGCGTTTCGGACACGGGCACCGGGATGGACGAGGCGACGCAGCGACGCATTTTCGAGCCCTTCTTCACGACCAAGGAGCGCGGCAAGGGAACAGGCCTTGGGCTCGCCACGTGCTTCGCGATCGTCGAGAAGGTGGGAGGGCGGATACGCGTCGAGAGTGCACCGGGACGAGGTAGCCAGTTCACCGTGGATCTGCCTCTCTGCGACGAGCCAGCGCATGACCAGGGGCGGGACTGGGACATCCCACTACCCGCGAGTGGGGAGGCGGTGCTCGTAGTGGAAGACGAGCCGTCACTTAGGCGCGCGACGGCGCGCGTCCTCGAGCGCGCAGGCTACCGGGTGCAGGTGGCCTCCGACAGCTTGGAGGCGATGCGGCGGATCGATGCCCTCGGGGATCGTTTGCGCGTCGTCGTCACCGATGTGGTGATGCCGGGGGCGAGCGGCGTCGACGTGGCCGCATACGTGGCGCGCACGGCGCCGCATTGCCGCGTCATCTTGACCTCGGGATACTTGACGGACGCGGTACATCGGCGCCAGCCCGAGGAGCTGCCCATGCTCTGGAAGCCCGTCCCACCGCGTGACCTCCTGAGGGCCGTCGCTCAGGCAATCTCCGAAGGCACGGCATCCGAACGAACGCGGTCCACGGAGTCACCGGCGAGCCGCCCTGGCGAGCTCGTTCTCGTGATCGACTGCGACGCTCCGTCACGGCGCGCGATTGTGAGCGCTCTCAACACCGCAGGGTACCGTGCGCTCGAGGCAGAGGCTGTTGCTACTGCTCGGGCCCTGGTCGAGGGCGGCGCGGAGCCAATGTGGATTCTGTGCGAGCAGGGGCTCCTGCATGGCGACGGGGAGGCGCAGTTTCTCCGGTGGATCGAGGTAGACCGGCCAAACCTCATCGAGCGCGTACTGATCCTGTCCGACCGAGCGACGAACGACGGGTGCTCGCACGGGGTCCGATGGCGAGAGGATCTTGTGATCTCCAAGCCCGTGGACGTGAGCGAGTTGCTTTGGCGGTTGGTGCGGACTTCGGCCGACGCGCCGTCGAGGACGGAGATAGGCGTCCCATTCGGGAGCTCCGGTGACCTGGCGCAGCAAGCGCGCGCGGGTGGAACGCTACGGCGCAGCGATGCAACGGGAGACAACGAGGGGGGTCGGGGACACCTGCGCGAGTCCGTTCTCGTGGTGGAGGACGACGAGTCTCTTGCTGGCGCTGTATCTCGTCTCCTCGGTGGCGCGGGTTACGAAGTTCTCGTCGCCGGGTTGCTGGCCGATGCGCGTAGCGCGCTGGCGGCCAAAGAGTTCGACGTCCTAGTCGTTGATCTTGGGCTGCCGGACGGTGGCGGCCTCGACCTGGTTCGTGAGTTGCGCGGCGGGCGGTCGGACGTCCCCATCGTGCTGATGACGGCATCGCCGTCGGTGGATTCGGCTGCTGAGGCAATCCGGTGGCGGGTCAGCGAGTACCTCCCCAAACCCTTTCCGCCGGACGATCTGCTTCGTGTGGTACGCACGACCGTGGACGGCGGACGCATGGCGCGCGTGCGGAACAAGCTTCTTGCGGCACGCTTTGGCGGCAACGAGTTCGTGGCGGACCTGCGCGGCACCGAGCAGGCTTTCTTGCGAGCCCTACCGAAGATCTGGATCGCCTACCAGCCCATCGTACGAGGAGGTGATGGGTCCCTCTTCGGCTACGAGGCGCTCCTCCGCTGCCACGAACCGGATCTGGCCTCTCCCTTGCGGCTGTTTGCAGCGGCCGAGGTGCTGGGACGGGTCCACGAGGTCGGGCGTGCCGTCCGTGCCGTCGTGGCCTCGACGATGCTCGAACACCGCGAACGCCTGGAGGCCATTTTTGTCAACGTGCATCCGTCGGAGCTGCGGGCGGACGTCCTGGCTGACAGCGCCGAGGCCCTCCTGCCCCTGGCACGCCGTGTGGTGCTCGAGGTGACCGAGCGAGCGTCGCTCGACCGGGGCGCGAAGCTCGACGAGGAGCTCGCCCACATCCGAGGTCGCGGTTACCGCCTGGCGGTGGACGACCTCGGCGAGGGCTACGCGGGCCTTTCCAGCGTGGCTACCCTCCGGCCGGACATGGTGAAGATCGACATGTCGCTCGTGCGAGACGTCCATCGCGCGGCTCTCAAGCGGGACATTATCGCTGGGCTCGTCGACACCGCGCGGCGGGCAGGGATCGTGGTGGTCGCCGAGGGCGTCGAGACCGTGGACGAGCGCGACACCCTCGTGACGCTCGGCTGTGACCTCCTACAGGGGTATCTGTTCGCCAAGCCGGGGCCAGCATTTCCCGTTCCACGTACGAACTTCAGATCGGATCCTGCCGCGGCATCTGAAGGCTGA
- a CDS encoding sigma 54-interacting transcriptional regulator gives MQTKPDQRAPAAGDDGAHPSPGLPLPPAALELLQPLLDALPFYVLVLDSAHRVLASNRAMQRDLKRSSRELLGCYCPREVHGLNEPFPGCPLEASVAEGGPAEREFFDARTGSWVESLVYPVELVTAEGRPVFVHFVRDITARKRLEVELRALKDGLERKVAERTMELEVRLAQLRELSTARRELSSLKALVGSAEGGGSGLIGRSAAMQKVHERLAIFAKASAPVLIVGETGTGKEMAARALHLQGPRRQEPFVVVACGAIPRELAESELLGHEKGAFTGATQSRRGCFERAHGGTLLLDDIDDLPIELQAKLLRVLQEGRFARVGGTDEIAVDVRVLATTKADLSLGHVRTQRFRDDLYYRLNGLRLHMPPLRERGEDIVLLATHFLALLATTEGQPKKRLSVGAADLLQRHPWPGNVRELRRAMESALVLCPGPDVTPTFLPEYLRGETPDEQPLPFALHLDQAASVELPQLTEQFQQAVLDWAQEKAGGNLHRAAKILGVPRSTLQSKLKRTR, from the coding sequence GTGCAGACTAAACCTGATCAGCGCGCGCCGGCAGCAGGCGACGACGGCGCACACCCGAGTCCCGGGCTCCCGCTACCGCCGGCGGCGCTCGAGTTGCTGCAGCCGCTGCTGGACGCGTTGCCCTTCTACGTGCTGGTCCTGGACTCCGCCCACAGGGTGCTCGCCAGCAACCGCGCCATGCAGAGAGACCTCAAGCGCAGCTCCCGGGAGCTGCTCGGCTGCTATTGCCCCAGGGAGGTGCACGGGCTCAACGAGCCCTTTCCGGGCTGCCCCCTCGAGGCGTCCGTGGCCGAAGGCGGGCCTGCCGAGCGAGAGTTCTTCGACGCGCGAACCGGGAGCTGGGTGGAGTCTCTGGTCTACCCCGTCGAACTCGTCACGGCAGAAGGACGTCCAGTCTTCGTTCACTTCGTCCGGGACATCACTGCGCGCAAACGCCTCGAGGTGGAGCTGCGAGCCCTCAAAGACGGTCTCGAGCGGAAGGTGGCGGAACGGACGATGGAGCTCGAGGTGCGGCTCGCACAGTTGCGCGAGCTATCGACGGCACGGCGCGAGCTCTCCTCGCTCAAGGCGCTGGTGGGTAGCGCGGAGGGTGGTGGCTCGGGGCTGATCGGCAGGTCGGCCGCCATGCAAAAGGTCCATGAGCGCCTCGCCATCTTCGCCAAGGCGTCCGCGCCAGTCCTCATCGTCGGCGAGACCGGAACGGGCAAGGAGATGGCGGCTCGTGCCCTGCATCTTCAGGGACCGCGGCGACAGGAACCCTTCGTCGTGGTCGCGTGCGGCGCCATCCCGAGAGAGCTCGCCGAGAGCGAGTTGCTCGGGCACGAGAAAGGCGCCTTCACCGGCGCCACGCAGTCCCGCCGTGGATGCTTCGAACGAGCCCACGGAGGAACGCTGCTCCTCGACGACATCGACGACTTGCCGATCGAGCTGCAAGCGAAGCTGTTGCGCGTGCTTCAGGAGGGCCGCTTCGCTCGGGTGGGCGGCACCGACGAGATCGCCGTGGATGTCCGGGTGCTGGCGACCACCAAGGCGGATCTATCGCTGGGCCACGTGAGGACTCAGCGGTTCCGCGACGACCTGTATTACCGGCTCAACGGGCTCAGGCTCCATATGCCGCCGCTACGCGAGCGCGGCGAGGACATCGTGCTGCTGGCCACGCACTTCCTCGCGCTGTTGGCGACCACCGAGGGGCAGCCGAAGAAGCGCCTCTCGGTGGGTGCCGCAGACCTCCTCCAGCGTCATCCCTGGCCTGGAAACGTGAGGGAGCTGCGCCGCGCCATGGAGTCGGCCCTCGTCCTTTGCCCGGGGCCGGACGTGACGCCGACCTTCCTCCCCGAGTACTTGCGGGGGGAGACCCCCGACGAGCAACCCCTCCCGTTTGCACTCCACCTCGACCAGGCGGCCTCTGTCGAGCTACCGCAGCTCACGGAGCAGTTCCAGCAGGCGGTGCTCGACTGGGCGCAGGAGAAGGCCGGCGGCAACTTGCATCGCGCCGCGAAGATCCTCGGCGTGCCGCGCAGCACCCTGCAGAGCAAGTTAAAGCGGACCCGGTAG